DNA from Pseudomonas putida:
GAGCATGACGTCCTGATCAAAACTGCCGCCTGCGCTGTTATCCCCAATCTGCGCAACGTCGTCACAAATTTCCCGGAGTGGTACCCGTTTCTACCGCTGCCTGAGCTGCCTGCTGTGTTCGGTTTGGACGCCGCTGGCACCGTGGTATCGGTTGGTCGCTCTGTGAAAGATTTCAAGGAAGGCGACCGGGTCTACGTCAATCCTGGACTGAGTTGCGGTACATGCAAACAGTGCCTGGTCGGACTTCCGACGCGGTGCGCTAGCTATACCTTCATGGGCTATTTCGGATTCAGCCCGTCTTCGAAAGAGGTATTCCGCGAGTATCGCCATGCCGGGTACGCCCAATTTCTCCGAGCACCTGCGCGTAACCTGATCACTTTGCCTGACGACTTGTCATTCGAGCTAGCCACACGCCTTGGATACCTAGGCACTGCTTACTCTGCGTTGAAAAAGCTCGAACTCACGCCAGGTCAGAGCTTGCTGGTACTGGGGGCTTCTGGAACCTTGGGTATCGGTGCGACACTGGCCGCAGTAGCGATGGGCGTGACGGATATCATCGTGGCAGCACGAGATGGGACTGCACTCGAACGGCTCCGCCAACTGGCCCCAAAGCGCATTCGCACGCTGCAAATCACGAGTACCGACTTGCATTCAAGCATTCGTGAAATGGCTACGTGCGGAGTTGATGCAGTCGTTGATACGCTTGGCGCGAAGGCTCCGGCGGAGCTTTCTGTTTCGGCCATGAACGCCGTTACGTCGGGAGGAAAGATCGTACAGATCGGCGGTGTCAGCGGACCTATTCCTATCGATCCTCACCCGTTCATGTGTACACAGCTTCAGTACATCGGCTCCCTGTGGTTCACCACCGCAGAAGCCCAGGAGCTGATGGCGTTGATCAGAACGGGATTGCTCGACACCAATCAGTGGGCACCTCGACCCTACACACTGGACCAGCTCAACGAAGCCCTTGAAGACATCAAAACCGATGCCAGCGGCTTCCTGAACTACTACATCGTGCACAGCTAATGGCGGAGCAGGGCGACGATACAGATCGTCGCCATGACGTTGTTCTCAGTTCCCTTTTGTTGCTAGGTTGCTCGTATAACTCATTGCCTTTTTGAGGGCTCTCTATGGCCTGGCCCAACGTCGCCCCATTCGTACCATCTGATCAGGTTCTCGCGGATTTCAGCGTCTGCGAGTCGTCGAATCTTGAGGAGGCAGTGCTGTGCGGTGAGCGGATGTTTTGCAAGAACCGGCTTGAAAAAAAGGGAACCGAGTTCAAGGCTCAATTTTTTCATCGGTCGGCTGGCGAGGCTGGGGTTGCCAGAATGTCCTTTGGGGGAGAGGTCGCTATCCATCCAGGGAAGCTGGATAATATCGTGCTGGTCCAGTCGGTCCTCACTGGCCATGAACACGTGATCAGTGATCAGTTACGCCTCAACTGCAACCCGGGGCATGCCACCGTTTTCAACTACCACCGGCACTCCTTCTTCAATCATTTCCCTGGCACTGACAAGCTGCTCGTCCGTATTGATCGAACGCTGCTGGAAACCATGCTTCAACGTCAGCTGGGGAGGAGTATCAAGCAGGACATTTCCTTTCAGCCTCAGTTGCCAATGGATACCTTCGCTGGCCAGAATTGGCTGCAGACACTGGGGTGGGCTTACAGCCAGCTGTCGTCCAAGTCATTACATTCATCGCATCTACAAAGCCTAATTGGTGAGGTGCTGGCCTCTTCTTTGCTCGAGTTCCATGAAAGTAATCACAGCCAGGCGCTGCGGGATTCGGCCGAAAAGAAAGTAGTCCCCGCGGTTGTACGGATGATTGAGGAGTTCATGGAAGAGCATGCTCAAGAGCCCCTCACGATCTCGCAGATTGCAAGGCACGCTGGCGTGACTGCTCGAACAGTTCAGCTGAGTTTTCAACGCTTCCGCGGACTGTCACCGATGCAATTCTTGAAGGAGATTCGCCTGCGGCGCGTTCGTGTAGAGCTCGAGACCCCGCAGCATGCTCACGTTCAAGTTTCGTCCACCGCATTGAAATGGGGCTTTACCCATCTCGGTCGATTTTCCTCTGATTACAAGCAGCGATTCGGAGAATCACCTTCCATGACGATCAAGCGGAGAGGGGGATAAATGAGCTTTGTTCAGCGTCTGCTAATAGTGTAGTCCTATGATAAATTGTAGTTGAACAAGCAGGGTGGTGTTGAGCGAAGAAGTCTATCGATAGTGACTATTATTATGTTTGATTTCACCGGTTGGAGGTTTTCCATTACTGTACATCTCGATGAAGTGAGGCGCGGTACCCTTCCTTGTACCAAGCGAGTGTCCTTCATTGCCCTTTGGTGTTGCCGCTTGCCCGCAAGCGGCTTTTTTACCAAAATTCTTTAAGTCGTTGCTTCTCAGATGAGCGCGTAGTGGCCTTAATTTTGGCTCCTTGGATGGTATAAATAACCTCCCTTTACTATGGCCGTTAGGCCATAGTTTTTTTACGTCTTCGATTTGGAATAGGGTGAAGCCGCCTGGGGGAAGGCGGTTTAAATATTGCACTTAACTTACTGAGCGCTCTCTTTATCCACGCTGGCGAGTGCCTCCTGCAAAGTGTGGAATGCAGGTCCTAGAGCAGTAGCGAGCTGGTCAGCGCGCTCTGTTGGTATCCAAGGCCGCTTACCCAAAAAGAGCTCATCGCCAAATCGTTTGCGAAGCTTGGCTATGGTATTGCTGATGGCTGGCTGTTTTACCCCCAAGCGTTGGGATGCTCGTGTCACTCCTTTCTCTTGGTACACCACCAAGAAAGTGATTAAACTATGTAAGTCTGCATTCAGCAAGATTTTTTCAGGGCTCTGCATGTTGGCTCCGTATTTCACTATCCATAAATAATGATCTGAAGCAGATGCTTCGGCAGCTGGATGTCAAGCACGCTATCAACGCTGCGAAACTCGAATTTGAAAAATGATCAATCATATCCTTTTCGTTGGTCCAGAAGCCGCTAATAATCATCGAGCTGAAGTATTTGTTTAGCGCGATTATCGAGTAGCTCATGCACCCCGGCTCGGTGCGGAGCACGTTGACCAGCTCGTCTATGGCTAAAAGAACATCATCGTCAGGACGCTTATCAAAGCGAACCTCTATCGCGCTTGCTGATGTCAACGACATTGCTATTGCTCCCGATTTAAAATTGGCGTTGGCTCGCCACTTTAGGTCGAAGAATTTATTCAAGCATTCTCTTGAAAAGTAGGGCAGCACTTCTGTAAGGCGCTGCCCCAGATTCTCAGTTCTGGCTTACGCTCCAGCCGCCCCCAAGGGCTTTGTAAAGCTGGACTTCACTGTTGATTTGATCGAGCTGATCATTCAATAGCTTCTGTTGTGAGGCGAACAGTTCGCGTTGGGCATCCAGTACTGTCAAGTAGCTATCAATGCCCTGGTCGTATCGCTGCTGCGCTAAGCCAAAATACGATTTGTAGTTATCAACCAATTCGTTCTGAGCACGAAGCTGCTTGCCATAAGTTCCCCTCGCAGCGAGGCCGTCGGCTACCTCCCGGAAAGCCGTTTGGATACTCTTTTCATAAGTCGCAACGCCCACATCCTTCTGAATTTCAGCGTAATCGAGATTGGCTCGCAGCTTTCCTGCATTGAAGATCGGCACACTGATTTGTGGAGCGAAGCTCCAGCTTTCAGATCCGCCGTTGAATAGTCCGTCCAGATCGCTGCTGGCTGAGCCCGCTGACGCTGTCAGGCTTATGCGTGGAAAAAATGCCGCACGAGCCGCCCCGATGTTTGCATTAGCGGCGATAAGCTGATGCTCGGCAGAACGGATGTCCGGTCTGTTTAGTAGCAGATCTGCTGGTAGCCCTGCTGGAACCTTCCCTATGGCACTCATGGCCAGTGGCAAGTTTTGTGGCAAATCAGTTGGAATCTTGCAGCCCAGCAACAATTGCAGTGCGTTTACATCCTGCGCGATACGCCGGGTGTACAAAGCCTGCTGTGCTTGGGCTTGGTTAACCAGCGTCCTCGCCTGTCGAACATCCAGCTCCGACGAAGTACCCGCCGCTGCACTGGACTCGATCATTGCCAGGCTTTCGACATAGCTGGTCAGCGTCGCTTCGGTCAGCTCCAAAAGTGCTTGGTCGGTTCGCCACAGAAAATAAGTGGTTGCCACATCGCCTATCAGTGCGATCTGAACGCTGCGTTGCGCCTCCTCAGTAGCCAGATACTTTTCAAGCGCTTGGCTGGACAAGCTTCGGATTCGGCCAAATAAGTCCAACTCGTAGGCAGTCACCAGGCCGACTTGGTACTGGCTATCGATCCGAGAATCGCCGGTGGGGGACAAATCATCAGGCAAGCGGGTTCGATTTCCAGATGCTTCGCCATCAAGTGTGGGAAACCGCTCCGCTCGTTGGATACGGTAAAGCGCTCTGTAGGATTCAACATTTTTGGCAGCGATTCGAAGATCTCTGTTGTTCTCCAACGCCGCATTGAGGAGGCGGACCAGCGCTGGATCTTTGAAGAAATTTTTTGCCTCGGGGAGAGCCGCCGCGATACTACGCTGGTCTCCCTGCCCGCCGTAGGCCTCGCCCGTTGGCCATTGCGCCTGCACGGGGGCGGCTGGCTGCTGGTAGTCGGGCATCAAGCTGCATCCGCTGAGCATCAGCAATGCAAAGACGGGGAGCGACTTAAACTTCATGAGTCACCTCCTTGACCGCTTTTGGCTTTCGTTTCATGAGCCCCTCGAAAAGCTTGACAACTACCACGTAGAACAGCGGAACAAAGAAGACGGCCAGCACGGTTGCTGTGATCATGCCTCCGACGACGCCCGTAGCAATGGAGTGCTGGCTCCCAGCGCCTGCGCCCGATGCAATGGCCATCGGCAGCACACCGAATGTGAATGCCAGCGAGGTCATCAAAATCGGACGCAAACGCAGCTTGGCGGCCTCTATCGCAGCTTTGACGATCGGATAACCTTCCTTTTCATACAGCTCTTTGCGAACTCCACGATTAGGATGGCGTTCTTGGCGGACAGGCCAACTGTCGTCATCAAGCCCACCTGGAAGTACACATCCGCCGTCAGGTCGCGCCAAAGCGTTGCCAGCACGGCGCCCAAAATACCCAGAGGAACAACCATGATCACCGAGACCGGTACCGACCAGCTTTCATACAGTGCGGCCAGGCACAGGAATACGATCAGCACAGTCAATGCGTAGAGCAACGGTGCCTGGTCGCCAGTCTGTATTTCTTCATAAGAGAGACCGGTGTAGCTCAGGCCGATGCCAGCAGGCAGCTTTTGCATGATTTCAGCGATGGCAATCATCGCGTCACCAGTGCTGTATCCAGGGGCTGGCTCGCCGAGGATGTTCAGGGAAGAAATGCCACCGTAGCGCTCCAGCTTCGGTGAGCCGTTCGCCCACTCACCGGTTGCAAACGCCGAGAACGGAACCATCTGGCCAAGGCTATTGCGCACGTACCATTTATCGAAGTCTTCTGGAGAGATTCGCGAGATGTCTTCGCCCTGTACGTACACCCGTTTGACCCGACCGCGGTCGATGAAGTCGTTGACATACATCGAGCCCCAGGCTGCCGACATCGTTTCGTTGATAGACGCGATGCTTACCTGCAGCGCACGGGCCTTTTCGTCATCAATGTTCACCTGGAATTGCGGCTCGTCGTCCTTACCGTTTGGACGCACTGCTTGGAGTTTGGGGTTTTCGCTTGCCAGTTGCAGGAACTGGTTTCGAGCTGCCATCAATGCTTCATGACCAAGACCTAGGTTGTCCTGTAGGTACAAGTTGAAGCCCATCGCGTTCCCCATTTCCAGAATGGCAGGGGGCACGAACGCCATGACGCTGGCATCTTTGATCTTGGCAAAATGCTGATTAGCCCGTTGCGCGATGCTGAATACGTCTTGCCCAGCGCCGTGACGCTCCTTCCAATCCTTAAGGGTAATCAGTACCAGCCCCGAGTTCTGACCACGACCAGCAAAGTTGAAACCATTCACCGTCAGGAAGTGCTCAACCAACGCACCTTCATCATTGCTCAAGTAGTCTCGCACCTCTTGAAGCACACCCTCGGTGCGCTCCGCTGAAGCATTTGCCGGCGTACGCACTTCGATCATCATCAAGCCCTGATCTTCGTTGGGCAGGAATGCCTTCGGGATCTGGGTGAACAGATAGCCGGTTCCTCCAGTGATCAGCAAGAACGCAAGCAGGTATCTACCGCGCCCCTTCAGCATTGCACCGACGCCTCGCTCGAATCGCAGAGTGCCGCGGTCGAAGATGCGGTTGAACCAGCCGAAGAAGCCCTTTTTCTCGTGGTGGGAAACGCCTTCCGGAGCTTTGAGGATGGTCACGCAAAGTGCTGGAGTGAACACAAGCGCGACAAAGATCGACAGTCCCATGCAGACCACGATGGTGATCGCGAACTGTTGATAGATGATGCCAGCGGATCCACCAAAGAAAGCCATCGGTACGAACACAGCCGACAGCACCATGCCGATACCCACCAAGGCCCCGGAAATCTGGTCCATTGACTTACGGGTAGCCTCAAGTGGCGTCAACCCTTCGTCGTGCATGAGCCGCTCAACGTTCTCGACCACGACGATCGCATCATCGACCAGCAAGCCGATGGCGAGCACCATGGCGTACATGGTGAGTACGTTGATACTGAGGCCGAAATAGGGCAGAAGTGCGAATGTGGCGAGCAGCACCACGGGAACTGCCAGGGTGGGGATCAGTGTGGCCCTGAAGCTCTGTAGGAACAGATACATAACCAGGAAGACCAGTACCACCGCCTCAAAAATAGTGTGTACTACCGACTCAATCGAGGCATCAACGACAGGTGTTGTATCGTAGGGATAAACGACCTCCACGCCATCTGGCAGATAGGCCTTCTGCTCCTCCATCAGCTTCTTGACAGCTTCTACGGTCTCCAGCAGGTTGCCACCGGTGGACAAACGCAGCGCCAGGCTTGCGGTTGGGGAGTCCTTGTATTTCGCGGAAATGGCGAAGCTGTCAGCCCCCAGTTCGGCACGTCCGACATCCTTCACTCGTACCTGTGAGCCGTCCGCGTTCACCTTGACCAAGATCTCATCGAACTGGCTAGGCGTTGTCATGCGCGTCTTGCCGAGAACGGTGGCATTCAGCTGGACGCCTGAGCGAGTTGGTAGTCCACCCAACTGGCCAGAGGACACTTGGACGTTCTGTTCCCGGATAGCATTGGCTACATCAGTAGGTGTCAGCTGATAGCTGTTGAGCTTGCCTGGATCTAGCCAGATACGCATTGCGTAAGGCGAGCCAAACAGCTGGAAATCACCGACGCCTGGAATGCGCGAAATGGGATCCTGAAGCTGTGAAGCGATCAGGTTGCCCAGGTCGAAGTTATCGAGCTTCCCCGAGCGATCCACCAAGCTCATGACCAAGAAGAAATTCATCTGGTACTTCACTACGCGAAGCCCCTGACGCTGAACTTCCTCCGGCAAACGAGGTGTCGCCAGTTGCAGCTTGTTCTGCACCTGAACTTGAGCGATGTCCGGATCGGTCCCCTGTTCAAAGGTCACGATGATGGTCATGCTGCCGTCAGAGGCGCTCTCAGCCGACATATATCGGAACCCATCAAGACCACTGAGCTGTTGCTCAATGACCTGGACCACCGTGTCCTGGACGGTTTGTGCAGAAGCACCTGGGTAGCTGACCTGGATCGAAACGGCAGGGGCCGCGATGTTTGGATATTGGCTAATCGGCATCTTGGCCAGCGAGAGCGCGCCGGCGAGCATTGCCACGATAGCGAGAACCCAAGCGAAGATCGGCCGGTCGATAAAGAAGCGAGACATTTACGGCGCCCCCTCAGTTAGCCGAGGCTTCAGTGGTAGCGGCGAAGTCAGCTACCAAATCCACATTTTTGGCTTCTACCGCATTGACGGCGATGCCGCTGCGGACACGTTGAACACCTTCGGTCACGATTCGCTCTCCCTCGGATACGCCTTTGCTGATCAGCCAGGCGTTGCCCACAGTTCGTAGGGTCTGGACCTCGCGGGCCTCAACAGTGTTGTCGGCCTTCACCACCCAGACACTTGGCACGCCACGCGTATCGCGGCTGATGGCTTGTTGTGGAACCAGGATCGCCGCCTGCTGCACACCTTCCTTCAGGAGGGCGTGAACAAACATGCCTGGAAGCAACTTGCGATTAGGATTCGGGAATTCGGCGCGAAGGGTTACTGAACCTGTGGTCGGATCAACGCTGACCTCAGAAAACTTAAGGGTGCCCGGGATTGGGTAAGCACTACCGTCATCCAGGGTCAGGCTGACTTCGGCCTGGTTCTCACCTGTCTTCTGAAGTCGCCCTGACTCCAATGCCTGTTGCAGGCCCAGCAGCTTCGTGATCGGCTGAGTGACGTCAACATAGATCGGGTCCAGCTGAGTAACAGTGGCGAGCGACTGTGCTTGACCGTTAGTAACGAGTGCACCCTCGGTAACTGTCGACCGTCCGATGCGGCCTGAGATCGGCGAAAGCACACGGGTGTACTGAACGTCGATACGAGCGACCTGATAGTCGGCCTCCGCCTGTTTCCATGCGGCAAGGGCATCGTCGTACTGCTGCTTGCTCACAGCCTTGGTTTTCAACAACGTTTCATATCGTCGCGCCAGGTTCTGCGCAGTAGTTCGATTAGCTTCGGCCCGACGCAATTGCGCCTCATAGGTACGCGGGTCAATTTGATAGAGCTGCTGACCCAGCTTGACCTCAGTCCCCTCAACAAAGGACCGCTTTTGAAGGATCCCCGATACTTGTGGGCGCACTTCCGCTACCCGGTAGGCCGAGGTCCGGCCGGGCAGGTCGGTTGTTAGGGTCAGAGATTGTGAGCGGACGGTGTATACGCCCACGTCAGGGGGGGGGCGGAGCTGAGGCGACGTGGTCTTTTTCACCACAGGCGGTCACCAGCATCAGCGCCGTTAGAGGAATTGCATGTAATGCACGCGAGGATCGTATCTGTCTCACCGATTTGCTCCATCTCTGCGCCCCCTATGGCGGGGACTTGTAATTGCTGAATCACAATGTGGGCAAGTGTATCATTATGCGGTACGATGAGCGCAAGCAAGCAGTAACGACCATCGGTCGAACTTTGGTGAGATGGGTGTTTGGAACGTGTGACTGGCTAGGCGAGGCACGGAGCTCTAAAGTGGCGGCCATAACAGATGCTGCAGCGGTGCACGCTGAGGAGAGATATGAACCAATCA
Protein-coding regions in this window:
- a CDS encoding alcohol dehydrogenase catalytic domain-containing protein, with amino-acid sequence MPGTMLAARLHEVGGKFTVDEIPLPDVGEHDVLIKTAACAVIPNLRNVVTNFPEWYPFLPLPELPAVFGLDAAGTVVSVGRSVKDFKEGDRVYVNPGLSCGTCKQCLVGLPTRCASYTFMGYFGFSPSSKEVFREYRHAGYAQFLRAPARNLITLPDDLSFELATRLGYLGTAYSALKKLELTPGQSLLVLGASGTLGIGATLAAVAMGVTDIIVAARDGTALERLRQLAPKRIRTLQITSTDLHSSIREMATCGVDAVVDTLGAKAPAELSVSAMNAVTSGGKIVQIGGVSGPIPIDPHPFMCTQLQYIGSLWFTTAEAQELMALIRTGLLDTNQWAPRPYTLDQLNEALEDIKTDASGFLNYYIVHS
- a CDS encoding AraC family transcriptional regulator, whose amino-acid sequence is MAWPNVAPFVPSDQVLADFSVCESSNLEEAVLCGERMFCKNRLEKKGTEFKAQFFHRSAGEAGVARMSFGGEVAIHPGKLDNIVLVQSVLTGHEHVISDQLRLNCNPGHATVFNYHRHSFFNHFPGTDKLLVRIDRTLLETMLQRQLGRSIKQDISFQPQLPMDTFAGQNWLQTLGWAYSQLSSKSLHSSHLQSLIGEVLASSLLEFHESNHSQALRDSAEKKVVPAVVRMIEEFMEEHAQEPLTISQIARHAGVTARTVQLSFQRFRGLSPMQFLKEIRLRRVRVELETPQHAHVQVSSTALKWGFTHLGRFSSDYKQRFGESPSMTIKRRGG
- a CDS encoding LysR family transcriptional regulator; this encodes MQSPEKILLNADLHSLITFLVVYQEKGVTRASQRLGVKQPAISNTIAKLRKRFGDELFLGKRPWIPTERADQLATALGPAFHTLQEALASVDKESAQ
- a CDS encoding antibiotic biosynthesis monooxygenase, whose translation is MNKFFDLKWRANANFKSGAIAMSLTSASAIEVRFDKRPDDDVLLAIDELVNVLRTEPGCMSYSIIALNKYFSSMIISGFWTNEKDMIDHFSNSSFAALIACLTSSCRSICFRSLFMDSEIRSQHAEP
- the srpC gene encoding solvent efflux RND transporter outer membrane subunit SrpC; translated protein: MKFKSLPVFALLMLSGCSLMPDYQQPAAPVQAQWPTGEAYGGQGDQRSIAAALPEAKNFFKDPALVRLLNAALENNRDLRIAAKNVESYRALYRIQRAERFPTLDGEASGNRTRLPDDLSPTGDSRIDSQYQVGLVTAYELDLFGRIRSLSSQALEKYLATEEAQRSVQIALIGDVATTYFLWRTDQALLELTEATLTSYVESLAMIESSAAAGTSSELDVRQARTLVNQAQAQQALYTRRIAQDVNALQLLLGCKIPTDLPQNLPLAMSAIGKVPAGLPADLLLNRPDIRSAEHQLIAANANIGAARAAFFPRISLTASAGSASSDLDGLFNGGSESWSFAPQISVPIFNAGKLRANLDYAEIQKDVGVATYEKSIQTAFREVADGLAARGTYGKQLRAQNELVDNYKSYFGLAQQRYDQGIDSYLTVLDAQRELFASQQKLLNDQLDQINSEVQLYKALGGGWSVSQN